The following proteins are co-located in the Raphanus sativus cultivar WK10039 unplaced genomic scaffold, ASM80110v3 Scaffold1560, whole genome shotgun sequence genome:
- the LOC108837840 gene encoding uncharacterized protein LOC108837840, with protein sequence MVDDVYLPVRLDHRPYWSMKYLPMAKIANLDFALLTVRGDNYLQWALDVEISLGAKGLEYCIIPQNKATKKENSKTLMLIRHHIEESLKAQYLTVSDPYELWKELQMRYDHQKTLILPGATYEWLHLRIQDFKSVNEYNSAMFKIVSKLRLCGETVTDKQLLEKTFQTMSSKQNNELLLKNSELRTPGSKHVPEANHTSNEPNDGAEANHVQYDPKGRGSSYGRGRGRRGHGRGRGQGGNSKGRNTPYDRPNQSNNGQGKGRGNGTSSKPQNPASSPCHRCGMMNHWAKNCRTAKHLVDLYQESLKGKNPEAHMVYKDGEDDFDHDKDDLMDFETSDILTMLNDDPVE encoded by the exons ATGGTCGATGATGTGTACCTTCCGGTACGACTAGACCACAGGCCATATTGGTCGATGAAGTACCTTCCG ATGGCCAAAATCGCAAATTTGGATTTTGCACTTCTAACTGTGAGGGGTGACAATTACCTACAATGGGCACTAGATGTCGAGATTTCTCTTGGAGCCAAAGGCCTAGAGTATTGTATTATTCCTCAGAACAAAGCTACTAAGAAAGAGAATTCTAAGACCCTCATGCTCATCCGTCACCACATTGAGGAGAGCTTAAAAGCTCAGTACCTCACAGTAAGTGATCCATACGAGTTATGGAAAGAGCTTCAGATGAGATATGATCACCAGAAGACCTTGATTCTTCCGGGTGCCACCTATGAGTGGCTTCATCTCAGGATTCAAGACTTTAAGTCTGTGAATGAGTACAACTCAGCCATGTTTAAGATAGTCTCAAAACTGAGGCTATGCGGCGAGACTGTAACTGATAAGCAGTTGTTGgaaaagactttccagacaatgTCCTCAA AACAGAACAACGAGCTGCTCTTGAAGAACAGTGAGCTTAGAACACCTGGATCTAAGCATGTCCCTGAGGCAAATCATACCTCAAATGAGCCTAATGATGGTGCTGAAGCCAACCATGTCCAATATGACCCTAAGGGCCGCGGATCCTCATATGGAAGAGGACGTGGCCGTAGAGGTCATGGGCGAGGACGTGGACAAGGTGGCAACAGCAAAGGGCGTAACACCCCTTATGACCGTCCAAACCAGTCCAATAATGGACAAGGTAAAGGCAGAGGCAATGGGACTTCTTCAAAGCCACAGAATCCTGCAAGCTCACCTTGCCATAGATGCGGAATGATGAATCATTGGGCAAAGAATTGCCGCACAGCCAAGCATCTGGTCGACCTCTATCAAGAGAGTCTTAAGGGCAAGAATCCGGAAGCACACATGGTGTACAAGGATGGTGAGGACGATTTTGATCATGACAAGGATGACCTCATGGACTTTGAGACTTCAGACATACTCACTATGCTGAATGATGATCCAGTCGAATAA